From one Nitrospira sp. MA-1 genomic stretch:
- a CDS encoding HD domain-containing protein → MPGSQPFSSPFDGVSLLADPIHGYISITVPYSVPQFTEQTEKDLIDSPWIQRLRYILQLQSAHWVYPGAEHTRFQHSLGTMHLAGRFMVRLYPSLCQTVSEVPSCHFLEEFIRITALLHDIGHGPFCHFFDHHYLHQFDLTHEVLGQHIIRDHLAPIIKKICRSPSGPFAPGEHLDPDHIAFLILKDPHKSTKGLPPWVIALQPLLGGIYTPDNCDYVLRDSYMCGVAIGPVDIERLLHYTFFSSHGLTIHQSGLPALQMFLHARLYLYANVYYHRTTRAIDIHLQEIFQPTMEILCKKNPLQSLPQYLHLTDWHVIETVRSWKHARSMHKRQLGLEWSQIIGRHVKWKTAFSTLLPIIQPAASSFQPQVFLKRMRRLLPSKYRSQDIRVDFAHKDPRPINLLNMGNFQIFVWNPAKGTVEKDSLQKFLQYLPARMITLRVFSQDHSIDKILANAAEETLRRHWPTLIQPS, encoded by the coding sequence ATGCCCGGATCACAACCATTCTCATCTCCATTTGATGGCGTTTCCCTTCTTGCCGATCCCATTCACGGTTATATTTCCATCACCGTTCCCTATTCAGTACCACAGTTTACGGAACAAACCGAAAAAGATCTAATTGATTCTCCCTGGATTCAACGCCTTCGGTATATTCTCCAACTTCAGAGTGCACATTGGGTCTATCCGGGCGCCGAACATACCCGTTTTCAGCACTCTCTAGGAACCATGCACCTGGCAGGTCGGTTTATGGTTCGCCTCTATCCTTCGCTTTGCCAAACCGTCTCCGAAGTACCATCTTGTCATTTCCTGGAAGAATTTATTCGTATCACGGCCTTGCTCCATGATATCGGGCATGGACCGTTCTGCCATTTTTTTGATCACCATTACCTGCATCAATTTGACCTGACGCATGAAGTGCTCGGCCAACACATTATTCGTGACCATTTGGCTCCAATCATCAAAAAGATCTGCCGGAGTCCTTCAGGGCCTTTTGCTCCCGGAGAGCACTTGGATCCGGATCATATTGCCTTCCTCATTCTGAAGGATCCTCACAAATCGACAAAGGGCCTTCCACCATGGGTTATCGCCTTACAACCCCTTCTCGGCGGAATTTACACCCCGGACAATTGTGATTACGTCCTCAGGGATTCCTATATGTGCGGAGTGGCCATTGGACCCGTGGATATAGAACGACTCCTTCATTACACCTTCTTTTCCTCGCATGGTCTCACGATCCACCAATCAGGACTTCCTGCGTTACAAATGTTTTTACACGCCAGGCTTTATCTCTATGCCAATGTTTACTATCATCGCACCACACGGGCGATCGACATTCATCTTCAGGAAATTTTTCAACCCACCATGGAGATCCTGTGCAAAAAAAATCCCCTCCAATCCTTACCTCAATACCTCCATCTAACCGATTGGCATGTCATCGAAACCGTTCGTTCCTGGAAGCACGCTCGCTCCATGCACAAACGCCAACTAGGATTAGAGTGGAGTCAAATTATTGGAAGACACGTGAAATGGAAAACGGCATTCAGCACGCTGCTCCCCATCATTCAGCCGGCAGCATCATCCTTTCAACCTCAGGTATTTCTGAAACGGATGCGCCGACTGTTACCTTCAAAATATCGTTCCCAAGATATTCGAGTAGATTTTGCTCATAAAGACCCCCGCCCCATTAATTTGCTCAACATGGGGAACTTTCAAATATTTGTCTGGAACCCTGCCAAAGGCACGGTGGAAAAAGATAGCCTTCAGAAATTCCTCCAATATCTTCCCGCTCGGATGATCACCCTGCGAGTTTTCAGCCAGGATCATTCCATCGACAAGATACTTGCCAACGCCGCCGAGGAAACCCTCCGACGGCATTGGCCCACCTTAATACAACCATCCTGA
- the fliD gene encoding flagellar filament capping protein FliD encodes MAISFGGLGNGVDFGPVVDALVQAERFPIDALTQKKLQAQKKQTELGLLGAKLLSFQGLGNSLRNRVNFNKNQVNVASASAQTPLSASVSSSAASGTYQVTVNRLASAHQIISKASTAVSESDADIVSGASSTFQFQVGTGSIHTVNLDAASTLDDLRSAINDLGAGVSASVLNTGSEASPQFRLVLSANETGLDQAITIVADDTNLDMVTTGVDTFQAAQDSEVVLGATDGEAGTTAITINRSSNTLTDVVTGLTLNLQAVDASNPVTITVSQDHSAVKTAISDFVKGYNEIVIFVNERTFYNTETKERGIFVGESLARNVLDRVRESVFSQIGGLTTYTGASQIGFETQTTDGTIKLNEATLDSALSTNFSAVRDLFVKNATTGTKGIAELVVDAIDGLDDIDTGSLTRRQNALTKQVKDFTSQITFKEEALTRFEQQQRLKFANLDGLLARLQSQLKQMQSAFPTTNG; translated from the coding sequence ATGGCTATTAGTTTCGGTGGGCTTGGGAATGGGGTAGATTTTGGACCTGTTGTCGATGCGCTCGTTCAGGCTGAACGCTTTCCCATTGATGCCCTTACCCAGAAAAAACTTCAGGCCCAGAAAAAACAAACCGAATTGGGTTTGTTAGGGGCTAAATTACTAAGCTTTCAAGGTCTGGGGAACAGTCTTCGTAATCGGGTCAACTTTAACAAGAATCAAGTCAATGTTGCCTCAGCCAGTGCCCAAACCCCTTTGTCGGCATCTGTTTCTTCGTCGGCAGCTTCTGGTACGTATCAAGTGACTGTGAACCGGTTGGCCTCCGCACATCAAATTATTTCCAAGGCTTCCACGGCAGTTTCTGAATCTGATGCGGATATTGTTAGTGGCGCATCCAGTACATTTCAATTTCAGGTGGGTACAGGTTCAATTCACACTGTAAATCTTGATGCCGCGAGTACATTGGATGATTTACGTTCCGCGATAAATGATCTGGGTGCCGGAGTGAGTGCTTCAGTTTTGAATACTGGGAGTGAAGCCTCCCCGCAGTTTCGTCTCGTATTATCAGCGAATGAGACTGGGCTTGATCAGGCTATCACGATTGTGGCTGATGATACGAACTTAGATATGGTGACCACAGGAGTGGATACGTTTCAAGCGGCTCAAGACTCCGAAGTTGTGCTTGGGGCGACGGACGGCGAGGCAGGGACCACCGCCATTACGATCAATCGTTCGAGCAATACACTTACCGATGTTGTGACCGGGCTCACCCTCAACCTCCAAGCCGTGGATGCCAGTAACCCTGTGACGATTACGGTGAGTCAGGATCATAGTGCTGTCAAGACAGCCATCTCGGATTTTGTGAAAGGATACAATGAAATAGTAATCTTTGTTAATGAACGAACGTTTTATAATACAGAAACCAAGGAACGTGGTATTTTCGTCGGTGAGAGTTTAGCCCGAAATGTTCTTGATCGGGTCCGAGAGTCCGTCTTTTCCCAAATTGGCGGGTTAACGACGTACACTGGAGCTTCCCAAATTGGGTTTGAGACGCAAACCACGGATGGAACGATTAAGCTAAATGAAGCGACTTTAGATTCTGCCCTCAGTACAAATTTTTCCGCGGTGCGTGATTTGTTTGTCAAGAATGCTACCACCGGCACAAAGGGGATTGCGGAATTAGTCGTGGATGCCATTGATGGATTGGATGACATCGACACGGGTTCCCTCACGCGCCGCCAAAACGCCTTGACGAAACAAGTGAAAGATTTTACAAGTCAAATTACTTTTAAAGAGGAAGCCTTGACGCGATTCGAGCAGCAACAACGTTTGAAATTTGCCAATTTAGATGGGTTGCTGGCCAGATTACAAAGTCAATTGAAACAAATGCAGAGCGCATTTCCCACGACTAATGGGTAA
- the thiL gene encoding thiamine-phosphate kinase, which produces MSPSRRQAPVSKIGEFQLIRALNRGFSPPGSRTLIGMGDDAALLAHPSSTHIVISTDLLVEGIHFSKNTASFYDIGYKAAVANLSDIAAMGATPTYILVAIALPSYVRFGDWKDLYRGLSVPCKSHGVQLVGGDTSASHSSLFLSITILGQVEPGHALTRGGAKEGDIIYVSGSLGNSAAGLACLTHQGSRGKISNLRQPMKFLVRRHLQPTPRIALGRLLSSRRLASAALDLSDGLSGDITHLCQQSRVGALILEANLPMSPHLLAYASQVGAEPLPWVLHGGEEYELLFTVSPKKQHSLESAIKRLRISATAIGVMTSRRSGIQITKKNGRTHQLVPKSYVHFSE; this is translated from the coding sequence ATGTCTCCTTCCCGCCGCCAGGCGCCCGTGTCAAAAATAGGGGAATTCCAACTCATCCGCGCCCTGAATCGTGGATTTTCCCCACCCGGTTCCAGGACACTCATTGGCATGGGAGACGATGCGGCACTTCTGGCACATCCTTCATCTACCCATATTGTTATATCCACGGACCTACTCGTTGAAGGCATTCATTTTTCAAAAAATACCGCTTCATTTTATGATATAGGCTACAAGGCTGCCGTAGCCAATCTCAGCGACATTGCCGCAATGGGGGCCACTCCCACCTATATACTGGTGGCTATAGCCCTTCCCTCCTATGTGCGGTTTGGGGACTGGAAAGACCTGTATCGTGGGCTTTCCGTTCCTTGCAAGTCGCATGGGGTCCAACTCGTGGGTGGAGATACTTCAGCCTCACATTCTTCTCTATTTCTGTCAATCACCATACTGGGACAGGTTGAGCCCGGTCATGCATTAACACGAGGTGGGGCTAAGGAAGGAGACATTATCTATGTCAGTGGATCATTGGGAAACTCGGCTGCAGGTTTGGCATGCCTGACACATCAAGGTTCCCGCGGAAAGATTTCGAACCTGCGGCAACCCATGAAGTTTTTAGTTAGGCGCCATCTCCAACCCACCCCTCGTATTGCATTAGGACGGTTGCTGTCTTCCCGCCGCTTGGCTTCGGCGGCGTTGGATCTATCTGATGGCCTCTCGGGAGATATCACGCATTTGTGCCAACAAAGCCGAGTAGGTGCCCTCATTCTGGAAGCCAACCTCCCCATGTCCCCTCATCTCCTCGCCTATGCTTCACAGGTGGGCGCAGAGCCCCTACCTTGGGTCCTACACGGAGGAGAAGAATACGAATTATTGTTTACTGTATCTCCAAAAAAACAACACAGCCTTGAATCAGCGATTAAACGACTACGGATTTCTGCGACCGCCATTGGCGTCATGACCTCTCGTCGTTCGGGAATTCAAATCACGAAAAAAAACGGTAGGACTCACCAACTTGTACCAAAAAGTTATGTGCATTTTTCGGAGTAA
- a CDS encoding flagellar protein FlaG produces the protein MRAEQKSITGDTQRKSETKQVLLLPEPAEDSMVHEPLTTEQVQSTVARLQETLKHIQPRLEISLERDINQVIFRVVDKESGDLIRQIPSEKMVDLARLFSGQSGLLVEENI, from the coding sequence GTGCGGGCTGAGCAGAAATCCATCACGGGGGATACTCAGCGCAAATCAGAGACGAAGCAGGTCCTTTTATTACCGGAGCCAGCTGAAGATTCAATGGTCCATGAACCATTGACCACAGAGCAGGTGCAATCAACCGTGGCTCGCCTTCAAGAAACATTGAAGCATATTCAACCTCGATTAGAAATTTCTCTGGAAAGGGATATAAATCAGGTGATTTTTCGAGTCGTGGATAAAGAATCAGGTGACCTTATCCGACAAATACCTTCAGAGAAGATGGTAGATCTTGCGCGGTTATTTTCGGGGCAGTCAGGGCTGCTTGTGGAGGAAAACATTTAG
- the lon gene encoding endopeptidase La codes for MTEDYPEIPTPSIDQIPDELPLLPVRDIVVFPYMVLPLFVGRNISIKAIEAALLSSNRLIFLTTQKNQEVEVPETQDLYQVGTVGVIMRMLKLPDARIKILIQGVTKARIQEFTQTNPFFSARIETCTELSTALPSLEKEATVRSTREALGKVIGLGKIFMPDVLTVIENMEEPGRLADIISSNLGLNVETTQGVLEIEDPLLRLRRVNEILGNEQDVLSMQQKIQAEAKGEMDKTQREYFLREQLKAIQKELGELDDRSEEVAEFRRKIQEATMPDKVLKEAEKQLKRLEKMHQDTAEAGTIRTYLEWMVELPWNHHSEDNLNIPQASQVLHEDHYDLERVKERILEYLAVRKLKANMKGPILCFVGPPGVGKTSLGKSIARAMGREFVRMSLGGTRDEAEIRGHRRTYVGALPGRIVQGIKQAGTNNPVFMLDEVDKIGTDFRGDPSAALLEVLDPEQNHAFMDHYLGVPVDLSKVMFITTANLTDPILSALRDRMEIIEIPGYSEEEKLGIAQRYLIPRQLEEHGITEEHLLLTDPCLARIISQYTREAGVRNLERELANVMRKVAKHIAEGKIKQHQVTPRNLNHYLGVPKYVPDQEQEKDEVGISTGLAWTETGGDVLYIETSAIKGKGLLTLTGHLGEVMKESAHAALTYIRSQAKSLGIDPDIFAKQDIHVHVPAGAIPKDGPSAGITIATALASCLTNQPVKRDLAMTGEVTLRGRILAIGGLKEKVLAAKRAHIKTIVMPKRNQKDLNDIPKHLLRGLQFIYVENMSEVLKVALRPKNRHTLNSAITHGNNSSGRRKKVASSVTRRPLRQTVPKTR; via the coding sequence ATGACTGAAGACTACCCGGAGATTCCCACACCTTCCATTGACCAGATCCCAGATGAATTACCACTCCTGCCTGTACGGGATATTGTCGTCTTTCCCTATATGGTGCTTCCCCTCTTTGTTGGGCGTAACATTTCAATTAAGGCCATTGAAGCCGCTCTCCTCTCTTCCAACCGGTTAATTTTCTTAACTACCCAAAAAAATCAAGAGGTGGAAGTTCCGGAGACTCAAGACCTCTATCAAGTGGGAACAGTCGGTGTCATTATGCGCATGCTGAAACTTCCGGATGCCCGTATTAAAATACTCATTCAGGGGGTCACCAAAGCCCGCATTCAAGAATTTACCCAAACCAATCCATTTTTCTCTGCCCGCATCGAAACCTGCACAGAATTGTCCACCGCGCTTCCTTCATTAGAAAAAGAAGCCACCGTGCGTTCCACCCGAGAAGCATTAGGTAAAGTCATCGGCTTAGGAAAAATATTCATGCCGGATGTGCTCACCGTCATTGAAAACATGGAAGAACCTGGGCGCCTGGCAGACATTATCTCCTCTAATCTTGGGCTCAATGTTGAGACCACACAGGGAGTCCTTGAAATTGAAGACCCCCTTCTCCGTCTGAGGCGTGTCAATGAAATCCTGGGAAACGAGCAAGACGTTTTGTCCATGCAACAGAAAATCCAAGCTGAAGCCAAGGGTGAAATGGATAAGACGCAACGCGAATACTTCCTTCGTGAACAACTCAAGGCGATCCAAAAAGAGTTGGGAGAACTCGATGACCGATCAGAAGAAGTGGCTGAATTTCGTCGAAAAATTCAAGAAGCCACCATGCCGGACAAGGTCCTGAAAGAGGCGGAGAAGCAACTGAAACGTCTAGAAAAAATGCACCAGGATACGGCCGAGGCCGGGACGATCAGAACGTATTTGGAATGGATGGTTGAATTACCGTGGAATCATCATTCTGAGGATAACCTCAACATTCCACAGGCAAGCCAGGTGCTGCATGAGGATCACTACGACCTGGAACGGGTCAAGGAACGAATTCTGGAATATCTCGCAGTCCGCAAACTCAAAGCCAATATGAAAGGGCCCATCTTGTGTTTTGTGGGCCCTCCTGGAGTCGGAAAAACCTCCTTAGGTAAATCGATTGCTCGTGCCATGGGTCGGGAATTCGTTCGCATGAGTTTAGGTGGAACACGAGACGAAGCCGAAATTCGCGGGCATCGCCGAACGTATGTCGGAGCTTTACCAGGGAGGATTGTTCAGGGGATCAAACAGGCCGGAACCAATAACCCCGTGTTCATGTTGGATGAAGTCGATAAGATCGGGACAGATTTCCGCGGGGATCCGTCTGCGGCCCTGCTCGAGGTTCTCGATCCCGAACAGAATCATGCCTTTATGGACCACTATCTCGGGGTACCCGTTGACCTGAGTAAAGTGATGTTTATTACGACCGCAAATTTAACGGACCCCATTCTCTCCGCACTACGGGACCGAATGGAGATCATTGAAATTCCAGGGTATTCAGAGGAAGAAAAGCTTGGCATTGCGCAACGCTATTTGATCCCCCGACAGTTAGAAGAACACGGGATTACGGAGGAGCATTTACTCCTCACCGATCCGTGCTTGGCACGCATCATCTCTCAATATACCAGGGAGGCCGGTGTTCGCAATCTAGAGCGCGAACTCGCGAATGTGATGCGAAAAGTAGCCAAACACATTGCAGAAGGAAAGATAAAACAGCATCAGGTCACACCTCGAAACCTCAACCACTATCTAGGCGTGCCCAAATATGTGCCGGATCAGGAGCAGGAGAAAGATGAAGTCGGCATCTCAACCGGACTCGCATGGACAGAAACCGGTGGAGATGTCCTGTACATTGAGACTTCGGCCATCAAGGGTAAAGGCCTTTTAACCTTAACAGGGCATCTCGGCGAAGTCATGAAAGAATCTGCCCATGCCGCACTGACGTATATCCGTTCCCAGGCCAAGTCACTGGGAATCGATCCTGACATCTTCGCCAAACAAGACATTCACGTTCACGTACCTGCCGGCGCGATACCCAAAGACGGGCCTTCCGCAGGCATAACCATCGCCACGGCACTTGCGTCCTGCCTCACCAACCAACCCGTCAAACGAGACCTGGCGATGACAGGAGAAGTCACGCTTCGCGGCAGAATACTGGCCATTGGCGGGTTAAAAGAAAAAGTTCTCGCCGCAAAACGGGCCCATATCAAAACCATTGTCATGCCTAAAAGAAATCAAAAAGACCTGAATGATATTCCCAAACATTTATTGCGAGGCCTTCAGTTTATTTATGTAGAGAATATGTCGGAAGTTCTCAAAGTCGCCCTTCGCCCTAAAAATCGACACACTCTGAACTCGGCAATAACTCATGGAAATAATTCTTCCGGCCGTCGAAAAAAGGTGGCCTCGTCGGTCACCCGTCGCCCTTTACGACAAACCGTCCCCAAGACACGCTGA
- the fliS gene encoding flagellar export chaperone FliS yields the protein MMVGAQSYANTQIQTASNVQVIVLLYDGAISSMKLAQEGMCALNYPDKARFLDRALRVIGELSAALNMEEGGGIAKDLRRMYEYIQFELTQANLKNEPRRLEGPIRCLSLIREAWVELAVQGVKPQAVGI from the coding sequence ATGATGGTTGGTGCTCAGTCTTATGCAAACACGCAAATCCAAACTGCGTCCAATGTCCAAGTGATTGTGTTGCTGTATGATGGGGCCATTTCTTCCATGAAACTTGCACAAGAGGGAATGTGTGCATTGAATTATCCGGACAAGGCCCGATTCCTCGATCGTGCGCTTCGAGTGATTGGGGAATTATCGGCTGCCCTTAATATGGAGGAAGGTGGTGGGATCGCCAAGGATTTACGCCGGATGTATGAATACATTCAATTTGAGTTGACTCAAGCCAACCTGAAAAATGAACCCCGTCGCTTAGAAGGCCCTATTCGTTGTCTTTCCCTTATTCGAGAAGCCTGGGTGGAATTGGCCGTTCAAGGAGTAAAGCCTCAGGCGGTCGGGATCTAA
- a CDS encoding DUF2062 domain-containing protein: protein MLTLESIRQQLTQVLHLQETPHRTALAFSLGVFIAFAPHYFFHTASVVFCAWAFRLNILALFLGSLINNPWTLVPILAASLYTGMLLVGTSSSTTIEWDQMNVDNMFDMLSPYLIPFFVGACALSIVGSLMAYPIMRWVMTRYRGFKNS, encoded by the coding sequence ATGCTAACGCTTGAATCGATCCGACAACAACTGACCCAGGTCCTCCACCTTCAGGAAACTCCTCACCGCACAGCCTTGGCATTTTCTCTTGGTGTGTTTATCGCGTTCGCGCCACATTATTTTTTCCACACGGCCAGCGTCGTGTTCTGCGCTTGGGCCTTCCGGCTGAATATACTAGCTCTCTTTCTGGGGTCATTGATCAACAATCCCTGGACACTTGTTCCAATTTTAGCCGCCAGTCTCTATACCGGAATGCTGTTGGTAGGCACATCTTCATCTACCACGATTGAGTGGGATCAAATGAACGTGGACAATATGTTTGACATGCTTTCCCCCTATCTCATACCTTTTTTTGTTGGGGCCTGTGCCCTTTCGATTGTCGGATCGTTGATGGCCTATCCCATCATGCGATGGGTCATGACCCGATACCGGGGATTCAAAAATTCCTAG
- a CDS encoding PilZ domain-containing protein: MDIVASEDRRQDCRVDVPVCLWVEVPLAFSYETIDLDGAEFSQWQWDELAVSPDLVKAMVDEKDLTIRDPLLLQMVTRIDWMLTSILRTLGKEKNLKGAIPEFTKVSLCGSGIKFFSEDTYPLDSFLVLRLILRPFIPIQAVGKIVRVDSTRKGKEPGFEIAVEFTKISSDDREAIIRHTLRSQATMQRLRLKQPVDSVLD, from the coding sequence ATGGATATTGTGGCTTCTGAGGATCGACGTCAAGATTGCCGAGTGGATGTGCCCGTATGTCTGTGGGTTGAGGTTCCTCTTGCCTTCTCTTATGAAACGATTGATCTTGATGGGGCTGAATTCAGCCAGTGGCAATGGGATGAGTTAGCTGTTTCCCCGGATTTAGTCAAGGCCATGGTGGATGAAAAGGATCTGACCATTCGTGATCCTTTGCTCTTACAGATGGTTACCCGTATTGACTGGATGTTGACCTCAATTCTCCGAACATTGGGAAAAGAAAAAAATCTCAAGGGGGCTATTCCAGAATTTACGAAAGTGAGTCTATGCGGTTCCGGAATAAAATTTTTTTCCGAAGACACATATCCCCTTGATTCCTTTCTCGTCCTACGCCTCATTCTGCGGCCATTTATTCCGATTCAGGCTGTTGGCAAAATTGTTAGAGTTGATTCTACGCGAAAAGGCAAGGAACCGGGATTTGAGATTGCGGTGGAATTTACCAAGATTTCTTCTGATGATCGCGAAGCGATTATTCGACACACACTTCGGTCTCAAGCCACCATGCAACGGCTTCGGCTCAAGCAACCTGTCGATTCCGTTCTTGATTAA
- a CDS encoding CsgG/HfaB family protein, with amino-acid sequence MIAKRLFDTHFGLKPPCNGFGSSNLSIPFLIKASGIFCCLLSCLVIVAGCQRAPDVPLSPHSVPSSSISSPPPRLLGRPYRVAILPFENMTRHPQLDWLRRGLQEMLVSDLAQWSQLEVVSRDVLGSVLREQWLQQRGFSSDENAVGLGRLKGVRYLIQGRMYAQEEALAVDLQIVDVETGVVVGAVNAKGLESDIPGLEQDIVTRVLGMFDPSLNVETGSMSDQMAESSQLSSNRHLEIDRERGSLPFLGSVPSHAVNQIDALLSLEMLTHKRREAYWLAETIWHEGWVSEIGNPLHQVWQFPNASLSNLPIMAIPISLFFSPHRLAHIFEQTQKTETGYGGYVDSDGFRTTIDEASGAQLLFVEHFQKRRRVFIRAINEQGDVVAIFSDWGWRTERKFTMQGTQGVSVPMWPNPFITGFVKFPVDWVEREGRHVTFDSVVVPVPDEQVLVLLEPIGELQKEEIEISSQNDQEDIFLKELGNQIKSNWTPSITEGLPVRGYLPGNKRTAVGIVHAQDGKIRDIQFQHWPEDPFFLKSLQDLQLKLLGNCLECRNSGQVLPPLPASFKTFRLQLTLVKDIHALHLGSRSH; translated from the coding sequence ATGATCGCGAAGCGATTATTCGACACACACTTCGGTCTCAAGCCACCATGCAACGGCTTCGGCTCAAGCAACCTGTCGATTCCGTTCTTGATTAAGGCTTCGGGAATTTTTTGCTGTCTGTTGTCCTGTCTCGTAATCGTGGCAGGATGTCAGAGGGCACCTGACGTTCCCCTTTCTCCTCATTCGGTACCTTCATCGTCTATTTCCTCTCCGCCCCCTCGTCTTCTTGGTCGACCGTATCGTGTTGCTATCCTGCCTTTTGAGAATATGACCCGGCACCCCCAACTAGATTGGTTACGTCGTGGGCTACAGGAAATGCTGGTTAGTGATTTAGCGCAATGGTCGCAACTTGAGGTGGTATCACGTGATGTTCTTGGTTCGGTCTTACGTGAGCAATGGTTGCAACAGCGAGGGTTTTCATCAGATGAGAATGCTGTTGGTCTTGGACGGTTAAAAGGAGTGCGGTATCTCATTCAAGGGAGAATGTATGCACAAGAGGAGGCCCTTGCAGTCGATCTGCAGATTGTCGACGTGGAGACGGGGGTGGTTGTGGGGGCCGTCAACGCCAAGGGGTTAGAGTCGGATATTCCTGGTTTGGAGCAAGACATTGTGACTCGCGTCCTTGGTATGTTTGACCCTTCTCTTAATGTGGAAACCGGATCAATGTCAGATCAGATGGCGGAAAGCTCCCAGCTTTCCTCCAATCGGCATCTTGAGATTGACCGGGAAAGGGGATCCTTGCCATTTTTGGGATCAGTTCCTTCACATGCGGTTAATCAAATCGATGCTCTCCTATCATTGGAAATGCTTACTCATAAGAGAAGGGAGGCGTATTGGTTAGCAGAAACCATTTGGCATGAGGGTTGGGTATCTGAAATTGGGAACCCCCTCCACCAGGTTTGGCAATTCCCGAATGCTTCTCTGAGCAATTTACCGATTATGGCTATTCCAATTTCACTGTTTTTCTCTCCTCATCGGCTCGCCCATATTTTTGAGCAAACGCAGAAGACCGAAACCGGTTATGGGGGATATGTGGATTCTGATGGATTCCGGACGACCATCGATGAAGCTTCTGGGGCTCAGTTATTATTTGTTGAACATTTTCAGAAGCGGCGGCGTGTATTTATTCGTGCAATTAATGAACAAGGAGATGTGGTGGCCATTTTTTCCGATTGGGGATGGCGAACGGAACGTAAATTTACAATGCAAGGTACTCAGGGGGTATCTGTGCCCATGTGGCCGAACCCGTTTATAACCGGGTTCGTTAAATTTCCTGTTGATTGGGTTGAGCGGGAAGGGCGCCATGTGACGTTTGATAGCGTGGTGGTTCCGGTGCCAGACGAGCAAGTTCTTGTTTTGCTGGAGCCAATTGGAGAGCTTCAAAAAGAGGAAATCGAGATTTCCTCACAAAATGATCAGGAGGATATTTTTCTTAAGGAATTGGGGAATCAAATCAAATCGAATTGGACCCCTTCGATAACTGAAGGACTTCCAGTGCGTGGGTACCTGCCAGGCAATAAACGGACAGCGGTGGGTATTGTCCATGCCCAAGATGGGAAAATTCGTGACATTCAATTTCAGCATTGGCCTGAGGATCCGTTTTTTTTGAAAAGCTTACAAGATCTTCAACTAAAGCTATTGGGGAATTGTCTGGAATGTCGGAACTCCGGTCAGGTTCTCCCCCCTCTCCCTGCTTCCTTCAAAACCTTTCGTTTACAACTCACGCTGGTGAAAGACATTCACGCCCTTCACCTGGGCAGTCGTTCTCACTAA
- a CDS encoding flagellin, which produces MALVVNNNIASLNAQRNLGVSSAQLEGSVARLSSGLRITRAADDAAGLGISETLRAQIRSINQAVRNSNDGISLLQIADGGAEGIGNLLGRLRELAEQSASGILGSNERSFLDQEFVALRSEIDRISSVTEFNGVKLLSGTANDSLSIQIGFRSSANDTLSLSLKDLNTTTLSLGSVNVSTSGNALSALSNIDSAISAVASARANIGSLQNRIDAAVGNLQVAGENITAAESRIRDADIAFESAKFVRNQILVQAGTSILAQANTLPQQALALLQ; this is translated from the coding sequence ATGGCACTTGTCGTTAACAACAACATCGCATCACTTAACGCTCAACGAAACTTGGGCGTGTCCAGTGCTCAATTGGAAGGGTCGGTCGCCCGTCTTTCTTCGGGTTTGCGAATCACCCGGGCGGCGGATGATGCGGCGGGATTAGGAATTTCTGAAACCTTACGGGCGCAAATTCGGAGCATTAATCAAGCCGTCAGAAACTCAAATGACGGCATTAGCTTATTGCAGATTGCAGACGGTGGCGCGGAAGGTATCGGTAATCTGTTAGGTCGGCTTCGTGAACTTGCCGAACAATCAGCCAGTGGAATCCTTGGATCGAATGAGCGGTCCTTCCTTGATCAGGAGTTTGTGGCCCTTCGGTCTGAAATCGATCGAATCTCCTCGGTGACCGAGTTTAACGGAGTGAAACTGTTAAGTGGAACCGCTAATGACTCCTTAAGCATCCAAATCGGTTTTCGTAGTTCAGCGAATGATACGTTATCACTGTCCCTTAAGGATTTGAACACCACGACATTAAGTCTGGGCAGTGTCAATGTGTCTACTTCTGGCAATGCCTTAAGCGCACTGTCTAATATTGATAGTGCCATTAGTGCTGTGGCGTCTGCTCGAGCGAATATCGGGTCTTTGCAAAACAGGATCGATGCGGCTGTGGGGAATTTGCAAGTAGCCGGTGAGAATATCACCGCCGCAGAATCACGGATTCGGGATGCGGATATTGCCTTTGAATCAGCGAAGTTTGTTCGGAATCAGATATTGGTTCAGGCGGGTACGTCAATTTTGGCTCAAGCCAATACGTTGCCTCAACAAGCCCTTGCCTTGTTACAGTAA